Genomic DNA from Filimonas effusa:
ACTTATCTGAAAAATAATTGGTGAATAAGTATCATATTGGAAAAGCTTTCACGCTGCTTGTGTGAAGGCTTTTTGTATTGACATAAAATCTGTGCTAACATGAGTTTTCTGGGTAAATTGTTCGGTAAAAAGGAAAAAGAAAGTCTCGACCAGGGTTTACAAAAAACCAAAGAAAGCTTCCTCTCTAAAATAACCAAGGTAATCGCCGGCAAAAGCACCGTCGACGAAGAAGTCCTCGATAACCTCGAAGAAGCGCTCGTTGGCGCCGATGTAGGCATCGATACCACTATCCAGATCATCAAACGCATCGAAAAACGCGTTGCAAAAGATAAATATGTTGGCACCAGCGAACTTGGCAAACTCCTCCAGGAAGAAATTGCTGAAGTCCTCGTCGATGCCCCAGACCAGTCTTACCGCAACTTCGATGTCCCCGCAGGTAAGAAACCCTATGTGATCCTTATCGTTGGCGTAAACGGCGTTGGCAAAACTACCACCATCGGTAAACTCGCCCATAACTATAAAAAAGCAGGCAAAGAAGTCATCCTCGGCGCAGCCGATACCTTCAGAGCCGCAGCCGTTGACCAGCTCACCATCTGGAGCGAACGCGTAGGCGTGCCCATCGTTAAACAAGCCATGGGCTCCGATCCCGGCGCAGTTGCTTTCGATACCGTCCAAAGCGCCGTAGCCAAAGGCAGCGACGTCGTTATCATCGATACCGCCGGCCGTCTCCACAACAAAGCCCACCTCATGGAAGAACTGGGCAAAATAAAAAGGGTCATCAAAAAAGTTATCCCCGACGCCCCCCACGAAGTGCTGCTCGTGCTCGACGGCTCTACAGGACAAAACGCACTGGAACAGGCGAAACAATTCACCGCTACTACCGAAGTAAGCGCCCTGGCAATCACTAAATTGGATGGTACTGCCAAAGGCGGCGTAGTATTGGCTATCGCTAACCAGCTCCAGATCCCCGTGAAATATATCGGCGTAGGCGAAAAAATCGACGACCTCCTCATCTTCGATAAACACGAATTCGTAGATAGCCTGTTCAAATTATAATTGCCCCGGCAGCAAACCTTTTTACCCTAAACGCCGTTTATGTAAGTACATTGTACCTAAATCCGTA
This window encodes:
- the ftsY gene encoding signal recognition particle-docking protein FtsY, whose product is MSFLGKLFGKKEKESLDQGLQKTKESFLSKITKVIAGKSTVDEEVLDNLEEALVGADVGIDTTIQIIKRIEKRVAKDKYVGTSELGKLLQEEIAEVLVDAPDQSYRNFDVPAGKKPYVILIVGVNGVGKTTTIGKLAHNYKKAGKEVILGAADTFRAAAVDQLTIWSERVGVPIVKQAMGSDPGAVAFDTVQSAVAKGSDVVIIDTAGRLHNKAHLMEELGKIKRVIKKVIPDAPHEVLLVLDGSTGQNALEQAKQFTATTEVSALAITKLDGTAKGGVVLAIANQLQIPVKYIGVGEKIDDLLIFDKHEFVDSLFKL